The following is a genomic window from Laspinema palackyanum D2c.
CTAGAGTAATTATAACTCCTAAAGGTTTAATGGGTTTTGCCAGTAAAGGGCTAAAGGGTAGTAAAGAAATCCCAATCAGTAGAATAACGGCAATTCAATTTAAGCCTGCTGGCGGTTTATTCAATGGATACATACAATTTTCTTTGATGGGAAGCAATGAAGCAAAAGGAGGGCTGTTGGAGGCTAGTAAAGATGAAAATACAGTTATGTTTACCTCTGATCAACAGCCTAACTTTTATGAGGCAAAGCAATATATAGACAGTGTTATAGATGGTGAATCCATAGATTTTTACAGATTAAACATATTAGAAGAGCCAAATATAAATACAACAAGAAGCAACAATTTAAGTAATTCAAATCAAGAAAAAAACGCTTCTTTAAGTAATTCTATTACACCGTCTTGGAACTGTGTATATACATTTAAAAATCCTAATTCATTGGCATGGGTGACTTCCTTAGATATTAATTATGATGGAGAGATTGTTGTAATTGGCTATCAAGACTGCACCATAAAGCTGTGGCACTTGAAAAGAAGGGAAGAAATTTGTACTTTGACAGGACACAGTAAATCTATTCGTGCAGTCACTTTCAGTCCTGACGGGAGAATGGTGGTCAGTGGTAGTGATGATAAGCAAATCAAGATTTGGGATGTTGAAACAGGTAAAATAATTTATACTCTGACTGGGCATTCTAAAGCCGTTACAGCAGTGGCATTTAGCCCGAATGGAGAAACGTTAGTTACTGGAAGTGATGATTGCACTATCAAACTATGGAGTTTAAAAACAAAGAAAGAACAGCAGACGCTTTCCGGGCATTCTGGCTATGTACAATCAGTAGATGTTAGCCCAGATGGTGAAACGGTAGTTAGTGGCGGTTGTGACTTTAATGTAAAAATATGGAAAATAAAAGAAGGAAGAGTTTTAAATTTATCATCTCATAAAGGTTTTATTCAATCTGTAAAAGTAAGTCCTGATGGTCAAACTATTGCGAGTGGAGGTTTTGACGATGCTATCAAACTTTGGAACTTGACCAATGGAGAACCAATACGCACACTTTCTGGGCAACCGGGGCGGAGCGAGGGTGTTCAGTGTGTTGCTTTTAGTCCTGATGGTGCGCTTCTAGCTACTGCCAGTGGAAGCCATAAAACTATTAAATTATGGGATTGGCTGAATGGAGAACTGTTCTGCACACTTTCTGATCATATAAAAGGTGTTTATGCAGTGAGTTTTACTCCTGATAGTAAAACGTTGATTAGTGGAAGTAGGGACCAAACTATTAAGGTTTGGCAGGCTGAGTAGCTCTACCCCTTTTAAATTAACTGAACACAATCACTGAGGGGGCTAAAGTCCAAGCAATCGGGAAAGAGTTCGTCCCATGATGGAACTTCCTCCAGAAAATGTCCTCGGAAATTACCGTCTCGATCGCCTCGACTGGTTGAATTGGCAGGGACGATAAATCAATCGGGGATTAATGACTCTAACTCTATTCTATCCCTTCAATCCGCTCCTCCACTTCTTGATACAACTAGCGCAGGCGGAAAGAATGGGGACTCAGATTCAACAAAGGTTGCTGAATTTTAAGCAAACAGCAACCTTCCTTTCGGTTGCGGAATCGGACGCCCTAATGCTTGCGCCGTCTCCATCCACTCCTGCATAATGACTTCTACATGGGTCAACGCTTCCTGATAGGTTGCACCATCAGCAGCACAACCGGCTAATTCCGGCACTTCCGCAATAAATGCCTCGTCCTCTTGACTCCAATACATGATAATTTCATACCGTAACATCATGATTGACCTCCGCTTTGGTCCTGAATCACAACCCCATAGACAAAAAGAGTTCTACAATTCAGTCGAGATAATAGTTTTCCTTCCGGGACAGAAAAGGGATAACTCCTCATAGTGAATCAATTGCCCTTTATGAAGTGAATAAAAAATTTCCTTCGTTAAAACCATAGCAAAATCGCTTTTTGTTTCCTCCTATAAGGATCGAAGATGATTAAAGTTAATTGTATCAATTCCCATGTTGTGCAGAGAATTCGATAATTTAAAATCGTCCGTGAGTACCAGATATTTATTTCGGGCAACTTCGATAATTCCGCAATCAGTCAACCCAAACTCCTTAAAATTATCTGCCCTTCCTACCGTTGCACTTTCAATATAAAATTCATCTAGCTTGGTGAGTCCTTGCCCCAGGATTTGCAAACATTGAGAGCGTTCTGGTTCGCGAATTTGATTGACAAGGCTATTGACTTCTGTTAGAATGTTAGGAGTAGTGACTGTCTTATTGAAATACTCTAAGACTTCTAAAATTACATCATAATCTTCGGGTAAAAAATTTTCGGTTCTGTTAAATTTTGAAATGCGACTTCTGTTGACAGTGCCTACGCACCATAGCAAAAGGATATTAGTATCTATCAATATACCTTTGCGTTTATAGTGTTTAAACAGTTGGCTAACATAATCGTTCATACTTCTCTAATTTTCATGGATTCTACGTTTCCCGTGTCAGCATTAATTTTAAAAATTTTATAATTCCTTTCCCATTCTTTCGTCTTTACTAAAACTTCTGGAATTAACGGATTTCTCATCGCCGATTTTGGCAAATCATATCCAATTGTAACAAACCAGTATTTTTTATCTTCTGAAAGTTCAACTTCTTCCAACCTTAAATCCTGGATGTCCAATGGGCCATTTTGACTCATCAAATCTTGCACGGAATTAAAATAATCTTGGGCAGCAATGACTGCTTTTCGCACGTCAATCATGGTAAACTCTCCAGGTTAGTGTTTTTCACTCTTACAGTTCTAGAAGGGGCAGATGCTTCCATCTGCCCCACCCTAAATCAAACTAACTCTATTCTATCCCTTCAATCCGGTCCTCCACTTCTTGATACAACTCGCGCAGGCGGTCTAAATTCTCCTCACTGGTTTCCCAGTACCCGCGTCCATTGGCTTCTAGCAAGGTGGTCACCATCTTGCGGAACGAGTTCGGATTCAGGTTCAGCAGGCGTTTCTGCATCTCCTCATCCTTCATAAAGGTCTCGTTCGCTTCCTCATACACCCAGTTATCCACGGCACCGGCTGTGGCACTCCATCCCATCGTATTCACGAGGCGTTTTGAGAGTTCCCGCACTCCTTCGTATCCGTGGGAGAGCATTCCCTCATACCACTTGGGATTGAGCATCTTGGTGCGCGTATCTAAGCGGACCGTTTCCGATAGGGTTCGCACTTGGGCGTTGGCGGTGGTGGTGTCGGCGATGTATGCCGCAGGTTTCTTGCCGTCGCCGCGTAAGGTGCCGATGACTTTGGTGGGGTCGGAATCGAAGTAGTGAGAAACGTCGGTGAGACTGATTTCCGAAGAATCCAAGTTTTGGAATGTGACATCGGCAGTTTTCAAGGAGGACTCGAAAATCTGACGGTCCTGTTCCATTGTTCCCGGATTATCCGAGGAGAAGGCAAAGGATTTACGAGTGAGATACATTTCCTGTAACTCGTTCTCGCTTTCCCAGGTGCTATTCTCAACGGCTAAGTTGACGTTAGAGGCGTAGGAACCGGAAGCGTTAGAAAAGACGCGGGTGGCGGCTTGACGCAGGTTGATTCCCATCTCTTCCGCTTGTTTCATCGCGTGTTTACGGATGAAGTTCATTTCTAACGGTTCGTCAGCTTCGGCGGCCATTTTCACCGCTTTGTCTAACAGGTTCATTTGGTTGATGAACAAGTCGCGGAAGACGCCGGAACAGTTAATTACTACGTCGATGCGGGGACGTCCTAATTCTTCTAAGGATAGAAGTTCCAGTTTGTTGACTCGTCCCAAGGCATCGGGAACGGGTTTGACTCCCACCATCCACATGATTTGGGCGAGGGATTCCCCATAGGTTTTGATGTTATCGGTTCCCCAGAGGACGCAGGCGATGGTTTCGGGCCATTGTCCGTTGTTTTCCCGTCGTTGTCGGTCTAACAGGCGGTCTACGACGATTTTGGCCGAGGTGACGGCTGCGGCGGTGGGGATGGATTGGGGGTCGAGGGCGTGGATGTTTTTGCCGGTGGGGAGGACATCGGGGTTCCGGATGGGGTCGCCACCGGGTCCGGGGAGGACATATTCTCCTTCTAAGGCGCGTAATAAGGCCCCGAGTTCGTTGTCGGCGCAGATTTGCTGGAGGCAGAATTCCAGGTACTCAAACAGGGGTTTGAGGTCTTCTGTGCTGACGTTGGGATAGCCCGATTGATGGAGGGATTCCACCCAGGGGGCTTTTTTGCCCATGTTGAAAAAGTTGAGTTTGGAGACTTTGGAAACTCGTCCTTCAGCATCGGTTTGTTCTTGGACGAGGGCGGCGACGGCGGCGCGAGTGGCTTGGATAATGGCTTGTAAGAGTTCGACGTCTTCTAGGATGCCTTTATCGTTGTTGGCATAGAGTTCGTCGATGTCTCGTCCGATGCTGTTGGCGATAATCCGCAGCAGACTCTTGACGCCTTCTTCGTCGCGATCGAGGGAGGCGATGTTGACTAGGGTGGCGATCGCCTCTTCCGCAGAAGGCGGTTTCCCAATCACGTGCAACCCACAGGGTAACAACCGCGATTCGATTTCCATCAGCTTGCGGTAGACTTGACCCACCACATTATCCCGTTCCTCGGGAGTCAGTTCGATCGCATCTTTCTCCGGTAAGTTGATATCCTGATCCAAATTCACCAACCGGCATTTATCCATGATGGTGTTAACGATCGCCACTCCCCGTCCACTCTCTTTCAGAGTTTGATAGGACCCAATCAACTCATTCAGTTCTTGCAGTCCCTTGTATAACCCCGCATTCTCTGCCGGTGGCGTCAAATAGCTAATCGTTTCGGCATAAGACCGACGTTTGGCAATGGTCGCCTCAGAAGGATTATTAGCGGCGTAATAGTAGATATTCGGAATCTTGCCAATCAAGCTATCGGGATAACATTCCCCCGACATCCCCATCTGTTTCCCAGGCATAAATTCCAAGGACCCGTGAGTGCCAAAGTGAAGTACCGCATCGGCCCCCCAAATTTGCTCTAAATAGGTGTAATATGCAGCAAATCCATGATGCGGACTGGCCGATCGCGAGAATAGCAACCGCATCGGGTCACCTTCATACCCAAAGGTTGGCTGAATCCCGATAAAGACGTTTCCAAAGGACTTCCCATACACCAGCAAATTTTGTCCATCGGTGTTGAGATGTCCCGGAGGCGGTCCCCAGTTTTCTTGCAGTCGTTCGGAATAGGGGGTGAGTTTTTCATACTCTTCCACCGACATCCGATAAGCGACATTCAATTCCGGGCTATTGTACTGCGCTTGGGCATCGTGGATGACTTCCAGCATCAGCGCCTCAGCAGACTCAGGCAACTCCGGAAGGTCATACCCATTGCATTTGAGGGCTTTCATCACTTCATAGATGCTGCCGAACACATCCAAATAGGCAGCAGTTCCCACGTTGCCTTTATCCGGGGGGAAGCTAAAGATGGTGATCGCCAGTTTTTTATCCAGTTTCGGCTTCCGGCGCAGGGTTGCCCATTTAATTGCCCGTTGGGTAACGGTTTCGATGCGGTCCTGGAGGGCGATCGCCTTCCCGGTAGCCCCATCCCGTCCGGATAAAATAATCGGTTCGATCGCCCCATCCAATTCTGGAATCGCAATCTGTAGGGCCACTTGAATCGGGTGTAACCCCAAATCACTATCTTGCCATTCTTCCGTCGTTTGGAACACCAACGGCAATGCCACCATATAGGGCCGATTTAACCGTTTCAGAGACTCGATCGCCTTGGGATGGTCTTGACGGGCAGGACCTCCCACCAAAGCAAATCCGGTCAACGAAATCACGGTATCCACCAACGGCAGGGGTTCGACGCCTTTCGCGCCAACATCCCAGAAATAGGCATCCACAGGTTTAGAAAAGTCTAACCCGCCAGCAAATACTGGAATCGGGCGTGCCCCCAAGGCTTCAATTTCTTGAACCATTGCTACATAATGGGCATCATCCCCGGTCACCAGGTGGGTGCGTTGCAGCACTAACCCAATACAGGGGGCCAGAGGGTCTTTGAGGTCATCGGAGATGTCGTCGCGGCTGTTATACCAGTTCAGATAATCTTTAACGTCATCAAACATTTTCGGGGCTAAGGGATGCCAAACCCCCATATCCAGATAAACCACTGGATCCTGGAATTTCACCGTTTGCTGACCTTTGAAGACATATTTATCCGCCAACATCAGCAGGAAATTTTCCAGGTTTTCCGAGGACCCCCCCAACCAATATTGGAAACTCAGCATGAAGTTGCGGGCATCCTGGGCCTTGTCCATCGGTAGATATTTCAGGACTTTGGGCAAGGTTTGCAGCAACTTGAGCATTCCATCTTGGAAGGAACTCCCAGATTTTTCCTTGCGCTTTTTCATAAATTGCCCGATCGCACTCTTGGATTGACCCAATTGCGCCATCGAGAAACTGCCCATTTTATTCAGACGCATCACCTCCGGCATGGAGGGAAACACCACCGCGACATCCAGGCGATCGCGGTGGGGCTCGACTGCGGCAGTCACTTTTTGGGCTAAATCTTCAATGAAAATTAGGGAAGCAATAAAAACATTTGCCGTGGCTAGATCCTGCTTAAAAGCCTCGTAGTTATTCGAGTCACGCAGTTCTTCTATCAAGTAACCACTGATTTCAATGGCTAAATTTTGGTTATTTTCGTTGATTGATCGAACCGCAGACGATAAAGCACTCTGATACTGGGCTTCTAGCACGACATAGACCACCTTCAGTAAAGAACGCCCTCTGAGTTCATCCGGGGCAATGTGTCGAATGGTGGGCTTGACGTGAGTGAACATGAAGTTTGGCTCCTTTTAGATGCGCGTCCAGCAATTTAGCAGATAGGTTTCGAGCGTCGAAGTTAGGGTCTAGCCCGTCCAACGCAACAGTGGCAACTGTAAGAGTTTTTACCAAAAAATGCGTCTCTCTGGGGGCTTTTAGCCCGGATCCGACACAATTCGATAAGAAACGATTGCCAATTGTGTAGTTTTGTTAAGTTTATTAGCAGGTATTTACTTTACCATGTCGGTTACAGAAATTCACAATCTTCCCAAATTTAGTAGGGTGTCGTCATGGGTTTAACAGATTGGTGATTACTTATTACAGTAATGTAACAGGCTGAAGAAAAGTGGAGGGTGGAGTTGCCGGAAGAGACAAGAGTCTGCTGCCATGAGCATCGGGTGAAAGTGAGGTAAAAAAGCCAACGCTACAATGGGCTACAATTATCCGCTCACCCGGATCAAATCAAGGGATGGGTTATCTAGGGGCCCCCGTAATCACGACCCGGTTAATCTTTTTAAAAGAATAAACCGTCCCTAGAGCGGAAACGAAATTATTAAGATAGAATACGGACGATATCCGTCAACAACTGACGGGTAAAATTTTTCTGGTGTGGGGAAATTACCATGAGTTTTGCGGTTTACAACGAAACTTTTTACTTGGCGAATAATCTGGATGTTAAACAAGCGGTTAATGCCGGAATCTTTACATCCGGGCTGAGCCACTTCCAAATATTTGGTTTGGGGGAAGGAAGAGTCCAAGTTTCTCAATTTTATGACGAAGCGACTTATTTGCGGAACAATCCGGATGTCGCAGCGGCGGTGAGTAATCGAACGCTAACTTCTGGCTTGCAACATTTCATTCTATTAGGGGAAGCAGAAGGACGGGTGAATATTTCCCCGCTGTGGAACGAAAGCACTTATTTATCCGTAAACTCTGATGTAGCCGGGGCGGTGAATAGTGGACTTTTGGCCTCGGGATTGCAACACTTTCTGGCCCTGGGACAAGCCGAAGGACGTCCAGGCGGACCCAGCAGCATTTCCTTGACCCCTGCCGGGTTTAATGAATCCGCTTATTTAGCCATAAATGCCGATGTCCGAACCGCCGTGGAGTCGGGGGTACTCAGTTCAGGATTAGCGCACTATCAAAGTTTTGGACAATTTGAACCGAATCGGGCTGGGGTTTTCCTAGGTACCCCTGGCAGTGATACGATTAATTCTTTTGGACAAGCTACTGGCATTATCGGCGTGGGACTTTCTAATATTACCCCCTTGGGGATTGGTGGACTGGATGGAAATCCCACCAGTTTAGGAGGGGGAGAAATCGACAGTTTAATTGGAGGAACGGGAGTCGATATTTTTAATCTGGGATTCGGGATTACTCCGTTAAAACCCACCCCACAGAAATTGTATGTGGGACAGGGAAATTTGGACTACGCCCTGATTAAAAACTTTCAGATAGAGAAAGATTTAATTCTGCTGGCGGGGGAACCGAGGGAGTATCGGTTTGATGCCGCTAATGGAAATTTCCTAATCTC
Proteins encoded in this region:
- a CDS encoding DUF4429 domain-containing protein; this encodes MTEGNLLEKAKQGDAQAIAVLMNRQLQPKGITVKTALKDGCLQVMLESPKVPSQNALVGWVRKSMTSLGAAPIKKIKVYGRQIGNEFPAWSEEFNIPPQPLSVSDPTDSQSVSSKVSTTRKQLTLEERAREGDSEAITLLLNRALADNSMRAKASLTNKKLQVMVESAEIPEETIAVELIGKELENLNLKDIEIVNIYGRELGDDFPAWSQNLKINQEEVSTSTSNSESKISSNQERDSSEASLGIDDKKSVADKEVNDRNRSHYEIAGVGESLRLTRTRVIITPKGLMGFASKGLKGSKEIPISRITAIQFKPAGGLFNGYIQFSLMGSNEAKGGLLEASKDENTVMFTSDQQPNFYEAKQYIDSVIDGESIDFYRLNILEEPNINTTRSNNLSNSNQEKNASLSNSITPSWNCVYTFKNPNSLAWVTSLDINYDGEIVVIGYQDCTIKLWHLKRREEICTLTGHSKSIRAVTFSPDGRMVVSGSDDKQIKIWDVETGKIIYTLTGHSKAVTAVAFSPNGETLVTGSDDCTIKLWSLKTKKEQQTLSGHSGYVQSVDVSPDGETVVSGGCDFNVKIWKIKEGRVLNLSSHKGFIQSVKVSPDGQTIASGGFDDAIKLWNLTNGEPIRTLSGQPGRSEGVQCVAFSPDGALLATASGSHKTIKLWDWLNGELFCTLSDHIKGVYAVSFTPDSKTLISGSRDQTIKVWQAE
- a CDS encoding type II toxin-antitoxin system HicB family antitoxin, with protein sequence MMLRYEIIMYWSQEDEAFIAEVPELAGCAADGATYQEALTHVEVIMQEWMETAQALGRPIPQPKGRLLFA
- a CDS encoding PIN domain-containing protein yields the protein MNDYVSQLFKHYKRKGILIDTNILLLWCVGTVNRSRISKFNRTENFLPEDYDVILEVLEYFNKTVTTPNILTEVNSLVNQIREPERSQCLQILGQGLTKLDEFYIESATVGRADNFKEFGLTDCGIIEVARNKYLVLTDDFKLSNSLHNMGIDTINFNHLRSL
- a CDS encoding magnesium chelatase subunit H — its product is MFTHVKPTIRHIAPDELRGRSLLKVVYVVLEAQYQSALSSAVRSINENNQNLAIEISGYLIEELRDSNNYEAFKQDLATANVFIASLIFIEDLAQKVTAAVEPHRDRLDVAVVFPSMPEVMRLNKMGSFSMAQLGQSKSAIGQFMKKRKEKSGSSFQDGMLKLLQTLPKVLKYLPMDKAQDARNFMLSFQYWLGGSSENLENFLLMLADKYVFKGQQTVKFQDPVVYLDMGVWHPLAPKMFDDVKDYLNWYNSRDDISDDLKDPLAPCIGLVLQRTHLVTGDDAHYVAMVQEIEALGARPIPVFAGGLDFSKPVDAYFWDVGAKGVEPLPLVDTVISLTGFALVGGPARQDHPKAIESLKRLNRPYMVALPLVFQTTEEWQDSDLGLHPIQVALQIAIPELDGAIEPIILSGRDGATGKAIALQDRIETVTQRAIKWATLRRKPKLDKKLAITIFSFPPDKGNVGTAAYLDVFGSIYEVMKALKCNGYDLPELPESAEALMLEVIHDAQAQYNSPELNVAYRMSVEEYEKLTPYSERLQENWGPPPGHLNTDGQNLLVYGKSFGNVFIGIQPTFGYEGDPMRLLFSRSASPHHGFAAYYTYLEQIWGADAVLHFGTHGSLEFMPGKQMGMSGECYPDSLIGKIPNIYYYAANNPSEATIAKRRSYAETISYLTPPAENAGLYKGLQELNELIGSYQTLKESGRGVAIVNTIMDKCRLVNLDQDINLPEKDAIELTPEERDNVVGQVYRKLMEIESRLLPCGLHVIGKPPSAEEAIATLVNIASLDRDEEGVKSLLRIIANSIGRDIDELYANNDKGILEDVELLQAIIQATRAAVAALVQEQTDAEGRVSKVSKLNFFNMGKKAPWVESLHQSGYPNVSTEDLKPLFEYLEFCLQQICADNELGALLRALEGEYVLPGPGGDPIRNPDVLPTGKNIHALDPQSIPTAAAVTSAKIVVDRLLDRQRRENNGQWPETIACVLWGTDNIKTYGESLAQIMWMVGVKPVPDALGRVNKLELLSLEELGRPRIDVVINCSGVFRDLFINQMNLLDKAVKMAAEADEPLEMNFIRKHAMKQAEEMGINLRQAATRVFSNASGSYASNVNLAVENSTWESENELQEMYLTRKSFAFSSDNPGTMEQDRQIFESSLKTADVTFQNLDSSEISLTDVSHYFDSDPTKVIGTLRGDGKKPAAYIADTTTANAQVRTLSETVRLDTRTKMLNPKWYEGMLSHGYEGVRELSKRLVNTMGWSATAGAVDNWVYEEANETFMKDEEMQKRLLNLNPNSFRKMVTTLLEANGRGYWETSEENLDRLRELYQEVEDRIEGIE